A genome region from Variovorax paradoxus includes the following:
- a CDS encoding amidase, with product MNDLHATRLTLLAGGSDASTEMEHSIGIAQSPACAQVFIRTMFDEARQAAARSHADSRLSGLAFTAKDLFDIEGQPTPAGSAVLAHAPAAKADATAVARLRAAGGVLTGRTNMTEFAFSGVGVNPHHGTPANASDTATPRIPGGSSSGAAISVATGAAFIGLGSDTGGSIRIPAALNGIVGFKSTARLVPADGALPLSTTLDTVCAMTRSVRDAITAHEILAARRVTAGNAPLAAYRLAVVGNVFLDGIEPAVSTAFERTLKTLRAAGAVIEEIELPQLAELATINATGGFSAAESHAWHRLLLERSGAGYDPRVAQRIIRGATMKSHEYIDLINARRDWIVRVEEAISRFDALLSPTVPITAPSIASVAPGAERDDEFFRVNGLLLRNPSIVNMLDGCAISLPCHADGELPVGLMLWHAAMHDDAVLAVALQTERSLQKQ from the coding sequence ATGAACGACCTTCACGCCACCCGTCTCACCCTTCTGGCAGGTGGCTCCGATGCAAGCACCGAAATGGAGCACTCCATCGGCATCGCCCAGTCGCCCGCCTGCGCCCAGGTCTTCATTCGCACCATGTTCGACGAGGCTCGCCAGGCTGCTGCACGCTCGCATGCAGACAGCCGTCTGTCCGGCCTCGCATTCACGGCTAAGGACTTGTTCGACATCGAAGGCCAGCCGACGCCCGCCGGTTCGGCGGTCTTGGCCCACGCGCCTGCCGCCAAGGCGGATGCCACGGCCGTCGCCCGGCTTCGAGCTGCAGGCGGCGTGCTGACCGGTCGCACCAACATGACCGAATTTGCCTTCTCCGGCGTGGGCGTCAATCCGCACCACGGCACGCCGGCGAACGCGAGCGATACCGCCACGCCGCGCATCCCTGGCGGCTCGTCGTCCGGCGCGGCCATTTCGGTCGCCACGGGCGCCGCGTTCATCGGCCTGGGCTCAGACACCGGCGGTTCGATCCGCATTCCCGCTGCCCTGAACGGCATCGTCGGCTTCAAGAGCACCGCGCGGCTCGTGCCCGCTGATGGCGCCCTGCCGCTGTCGACCACGCTGGACACCGTCTGCGCCATGACCCGCTCGGTACGAGACGCCATCACCGCGCACGAGATCCTTGCCGCACGCCGCGTCACAGCTGGCAACGCGCCGCTGGCCGCCTACCGGCTCGCGGTGGTCGGCAACGTGTTCCTCGACGGGATCGAGCCCGCGGTTTCCACGGCCTTCGAGCGGACGCTGAAGACCTTGCGGGCTGCCGGAGCCGTCATCGAGGAGATCGAGCTTCCCCAACTGGCCGAACTCGCAACCATCAACGCCACCGGCGGCTTCTCGGCAGCCGAGTCCCACGCCTGGCACCGGCTGCTGCTCGAACGCAGCGGCGCCGGCTACGACCCGCGTGTGGCCCAGCGCATCATTCGCGGCGCCACGATGAAGTCGCATGAATACATCGACCTGATCAACGCCCGCCGCGACTGGATCGTCCGGGTCGAGGAAGCGATCTCGCGTTTCGATGCCCTGCTCTCGCCGACCGTGCCGATCACCGCCCCGTCGATCGCCAGCGTTGCGCCGGGCGCCGAGCGCGACGACGAGTTCTTCCGTGTCAACGGACTCCTGCTTCGCAACCCGTCGATCGTCAACATGCTCGACGGCTGCGCCATCTCCCTTCCCTGCCACGCCGACGGCGAGCTGCCGGTCGGCCTTATGCTGTGGCATGCGGCCATGCACGACGACGCCGTGCTGGCGGTGGCGCTCCAGACCGAGCGCTCGCTGCAAAAACAATAG
- the pyrH gene encoding UMP kinase, with amino-acid sequence MSDARPAHKRILLKLSGEALMGDDAFGINRATIVRMVQEVAEVVNMGVEVAVVIGGGNIFRGVAGGSVGMDRATADYMGMLATVMNSLALADAMDKQGLVARVMSAIAIEQVVEPYVRPKALQYLEEGKVVVFAAGTGNPFFTTDTAAALRGAEIGAELVLKATKVDGVYTADPKTNPNATRYATLTFDEAIAQNLGIMDATAFALCRDQKLPIKVFSIFKNGALKRVVMGEDEGTLVHA; translated from the coding sequence ATGTCTGATGCCCGTCCAGCCCACAAGCGAATCTTGTTGAAGCTGTCGGGAGAGGCACTGATGGGCGACGACGCGTTCGGCATCAATCGCGCCACCATCGTGCGCATGGTGCAGGAAGTGGCCGAGGTCGTGAACATGGGCGTCGAGGTGGCGGTCGTGATCGGCGGCGGCAATATCTTCCGCGGCGTTGCTGGCGGCTCGGTCGGCATGGACCGCGCCACGGCTGACTACATGGGCATGCTCGCCACGGTCATGAATTCGCTCGCCCTGGCCGACGCCATGGACAAGCAGGGCCTCGTGGCCCGAGTGATGTCCGCCATTGCCATCGAGCAGGTGGTCGAACCCTACGTTCGTCCCAAGGCCCTGCAGTACCTCGAAGAGGGAAAGGTCGTGGTGTTCGCGGCCGGCACCGGCAACCCGTTCTTCACGACAGACACCGCCGCGGCGCTGCGCGGCGCCGAGATCGGCGCCGAACTGGTGCTCAAGGCGACCAAGGTCGATGGCGTCTACACCGCCGATCCCAAGACCAACCCCAATGCAACTCGCTATGCCACGCTGACCTTCGACGAGGCGATCGCGCAGAATCTCGGCATCATGGACGCCACCGCCTTCGCGCTGTGCCGCGACCAGAAGCTGCCGATCAAGGTGTTCTCGATCTTCAAGAACGGCGCGCTCAAGCGTGTCGTCATGGGCGAGGACGAGGGCACGCTGGTGCATGCCTAG
- the rpsB gene encoding 30S ribosomal protein S2: MSTTMREMLEAGVHFGHQTRFWNPKMAPFIFGHRNKIHIINLEKSLPMFQDAMKYAKQLTANRGTILMVGTKRQAREIVATEARRAGVPFVDTRWLGGMLTNFKTVKTSIKRLKDMKAQQEAGLDSLSKKEQLTFTREIEKLEKDIGGIQDMTALPDAIFVIDVGFHKIAVAEAKKLGIPLIGVVDSNHSPEGIDYVIPGNDDSSKAVTLYARGIADAIIEGRNSATGDVVKAIAEGNDEFVEVEEGASA, from the coding sequence ATGTCCACCACCATGCGCGAAATGCTGGAAGCCGGTGTCCACTTCGGCCACCAAACCCGCTTCTGGAACCCCAAGATGGCTCCGTTCATCTTCGGTCACCGCAACAAGATTCACATCATCAACCTGGAAAAGTCGCTTCCGATGTTCCAGGACGCGATGAAGTACGCCAAGCAGCTCACTGCCAACCGCGGCACCATTCTGATGGTCGGCACCAAGCGCCAGGCTCGCGAAATCGTGGCGACCGAAGCCCGCCGTGCCGGCGTGCCTTTCGTCGACACTCGCTGGCTCGGCGGCATGCTGACCAACTTCAAGACCGTCAAGACTTCGATCAAGCGCCTCAAGGACATGAAGGCCCAGCAGGAAGCCGGCCTCGACAGCCTGAGCAAGAAAGAGCAGCTCACGTTCACGCGTGAGATCGAGAAGCTCGAGAAGGACATCGGTGGCATCCAGGACATGACCGCGCTGCCCGATGCCATCTTCGTGATCGACGTGGGCTTCCACAAGATTGCCGTGGCCGAAGCCAAGAAGCTCGGCATTCCGCTGATCGGCGTGGTGGACTCCAATCACTCGCCCGAGGGCATCGACTACGTGATCCCCGGCAACGACGACTCGTCGAAGGCTGTGACTCTGTACGCCCGCGGCATCGCCGACGCCATCATCGAAGGCCGCAACAGCGCCACCGGTGACGTGGTCAAGGCCATCGCCGAAGGCAACGACGAATTCGTCGAAGTCGAAGAAGGCGCTTCGGCCTGA
- the frr gene encoding ribosome recycling factor — translation MTIADIQRTTDAKMNQSLAAFQNNLTKIRTGRANSALLDSIHVEYYGSQVPLSQVANVSVLDSRTISVQPWEKGMGAKIEKAIRESDLGLNPASMGDLIRVPLPAMSEERRKEMTKLVRNEGESAKIATRNLRRDANEAVKKLVKEKAASEDDQKRAEAEIQKVTDRHIAEIDRLVTAKEAEIMAV, via the coding sequence ATGACCATTGCAGACATTCAGCGCACGACCGACGCGAAGATGAACCAATCGCTCGCGGCGTTCCAGAACAACCTCACCAAGATCCGTACCGGTCGCGCCAATTCGGCGCTGCTCGACTCGATCCATGTCGAGTACTACGGTTCGCAGGTGCCGCTGAGCCAGGTGGCCAACGTGTCGGTGCTCGACTCGCGCACCATCAGCGTCCAGCCTTGGGAAAAGGGCATGGGCGCCAAGATCGAAAAGGCCATTCGTGAAAGCGACCTGGGCCTGAACCCCGCGTCGATGGGCGACCTGATTCGCGTGCCGCTGCCCGCCATGAGCGAAGAGCGGCGCAAGGAAATGACCAAGCTGGTCCGCAACGAAGGCGAGAGCGCCAAGATCGCCACGCGCAACCTGCGCCGTGATGCGAACGAAGCGGTCAAGAAGCTCGTCAAGGAAAAGGCGGCTTCGGAAGACGACCAGAAGCGTGCCGAAGCCGAGATCCAGAAGGTCACAGACCGCCATATCGCGGAAATCGACCGTCTGGTCACGGCCAAGGAAGCGGAGATCATGGCCGTTTGA
- the tsf gene encoding translation elongation factor Ts yields MAAITASMVGELRAKTDAPMMECKKALTEADGNMEKAEELLRIKLGNKAGKASGRITAEGVVTAFVDGAAGGMIEINCETDFVTKNDSFLAMANAAAMLVAKHNPADIAALGALAYEQDGFGPTLEDVRKGLIGKIGENMSFRRFKHFAGNGKLASYLHGTRIGVMVEFEGDDTSAKDVAMHIAAMKPVAIQASDVPADLIEKERAVAKGKADEDRKTAEAEGKKPQPDDIVAKRIEGGVQKFLKEVSLHNQPFVKNDKQTVEAMLKAANTSIKGFTLYVVGEGIEKKVDDFAAEVAAQVAAAKAAA; encoded by the coding sequence ATGGCTGCAATCACCGCAAGCATGGTCGGCGAACTGCGCGCGAAGACCGACGCGCCCATGATGGAATGCAAGAAGGCCCTGACGGAGGCTGACGGCAACATGGAAAAGGCCGAAGAGCTGCTGCGCATCAAGCTCGGCAACAAGGCTGGCAAGGCATCGGGCCGCATCACTGCCGAAGGCGTGGTCACGGCTTTCGTCGACGGCGCGGCCGGCGGCATGATCGAAATCAACTGCGAAACCGACTTCGTCACCAAGAACGACAGCTTCCTGGCCATGGCCAATGCTGCCGCCATGCTGGTTGCCAAGCACAACCCCGCGGACATCGCTGCGCTCGGCGCGCTGGCGTACGAGCAGGACGGCTTCGGCCCCACGCTCGAGGACGTGCGCAAGGGTCTGATCGGCAAGATCGGCGAGAACATGAGCTTCCGCCGCTTCAAGCACTTCGCGGGCAACGGCAAGCTGGCTTCGTACTTGCATGGCACGCGCATCGGCGTGATGGTCGAGTTCGAGGGCGACGACACGTCGGCCAAGGATGTCGCCATGCACATCGCGGCCATGAAGCCGGTCGCCATCCAGGCATCGGACGTGCCTGCCGACCTCATCGAGAAGGAGCGCGCCGTTGCCAAGGGCAAGGCAGACGAAGACCGCAAGACTGCCGAAGCCGAAGGCAAGAAGCCCCAGCCGGACGACATCGTCGCCAAGCGCATCGAAGGCGGCGTGCAGAAGTTCCTCAAGGAAGTCTCGCTGCACAACCAGCCGTTCGTGAAGAACGACAAGCAGACCGTCGAAGCCATGCTCAAGGCTGCCAACACCTCGATCAAGGGTTTCACCCTGTACGTGGTCGGTGAAGGCATCGAAAAGAAGGTCGACGACTTCGCTGCCGAAGTGGCCGCGCAGGTCGCCGCCGCCAAGGCTGCAGCCTGA
- the uppS gene encoding polyprenyl diphosphate synthase, with product MASSSPRIPHHVAIVMDGNGRWATRRFLPRVAGHKQGVESLRRCVKACADRGVGVLTVFAFSSENWSRPVEEVSGLMELMVGALAREVPRLSQDGVRLHFVGERAGLSPKMVTGLVEAEAATAHNSRMVLNVCFNYGGRWDIAQAAARLAAQGEPITELSLDRAMALAHVADPDLFIRTGGEQRLSNFLLWQSAYAELFFSDKLWPEFDEAALDEAIAAFQGRERRFGQTSAQVAAPQGQAA from the coding sequence ATGGCCTCGTCATCGCCGCGCATTCCCCATCACGTTGCCATCGTCATGGACGGCAACGGCCGTTGGGCGACGCGGCGGTTCCTGCCCCGCGTGGCAGGGCACAAGCAAGGCGTTGAGTCGCTGCGCCGCTGCGTCAAGGCCTGCGCCGACCGTGGCGTGGGCGTGCTGACGGTGTTCGCTTTCTCCTCGGAGAACTGGAGCCGTCCCGTCGAGGAAGTCTCCGGTCTCATGGAGTTGATGGTCGGTGCGCTCGCGCGCGAAGTGCCCAGGCTCAGCCAGGACGGCGTGCGGTTGCATTTCGTCGGCGAACGCGCCGGCCTGTCGCCGAAGATGGTGACGGGCCTGGTCGAGGCCGAAGCCGCCACAGCGCACAACTCTCGCATGGTGCTGAACGTCTGCTTCAACTATGGTGGACGCTGGGACATCGCGCAGGCAGCCGCCAGGCTGGCTGCGCAAGGCGAGCCCATTACCGAACTCAGCCTGGATCGCGCGATGGCGCTGGCCCACGTGGCTGACCCGGACCTGTTCATCCGAACGGGCGGCGAGCAGCGGTTGTCGAACTTCCTGCTCTGGCAGAGTGCCTACGCCGAGCTTTTCTTCAGCGACAAGCTGTGGCCCGAATTCGACGAGGCAGCACTGGACGAAGCCATCGCCGCTTTCCAGGGCCGTGAGCGCCGCTTCGGTCAAACCTCTGCCCAGGTCGCAGCCCCCCAAGGGCAGGCAGCCTGA
- the ispC gene encoding 1-deoxy-D-xylulose-5-phosphate reductoisomerase yields the protein MNTSRQRVTVLGSTGSVGVSTLDVISRHPERFEVFALSAATKVDELLAQCVRFSPHFAVMASAPHAAQLAEKVKQNGLDTVVLTDSDALETIASHEEVDAVMAAIVGAAGLAPCLAAARAGKRLLLANKEALVVGGELFMRTVREGGAVLLPIDSEHSAIFQSLPEDPSTWPRRIDKIILTASGGPFRTRAPDTLATVTPEQACAHPNWVMGRKISVDSATMMNKALEVIEARHLFGVTPEQIEVVIHPQSVVHSMVQFTDASVIAQLGTPDMRVPIAVGLAWPERIESGAARLDFRQMSALSFETPDASLFPGLGLAWQALRASPGTTAVLNAANEVAVEAFLGRRLRFDRIHAVNMETLEAVLPSKPASLADLLALDASARAAANAAAQRLAA from the coding sequence GTGAACACTTCCAGACAACGCGTGACGGTGCTCGGTTCGACCGGTTCGGTCGGCGTCAGCACCCTCGACGTCATCTCGCGCCATCCTGAGCGCTTCGAGGTGTTCGCGCTTTCCGCGGCCACCAAGGTCGACGAATTGCTGGCGCAGTGTGTCCGGTTCTCGCCACATTTCGCGGTCATGGCCAGCGCGCCGCATGCTGCGCAACTGGCCGAGAAGGTCAAGCAGAACGGGCTCGACACGGTCGTCCTGACTGATTCTGATGCTCTCGAAACAATAGCGTCGCATGAAGAGGTCGATGCGGTCATGGCCGCCATCGTAGGTGCCGCCGGGCTCGCGCCGTGTCTGGCCGCAGCTCGCGCCGGCAAGCGGCTGCTGCTGGCCAACAAGGAAGCGCTGGTGGTCGGCGGCGAGCTCTTCATGCGCACGGTCCGCGAGGGCGGCGCCGTGCTGCTGCCGATCGACAGCGAGCACTCGGCGATTTTCCAATCGCTGCCCGAAGACCCTTCGACCTGGCCGCGGCGCATCGACAAGATCATCCTGACGGCCTCGGGCGGCCCTTTCCGCACGCGAGCGCCGGACACGCTGGCCACAGTCACTCCCGAGCAGGCCTGCGCGCACCCGAACTGGGTCATGGGCCGCAAGATCTCGGTCGACTCGGCCACGATGATGAACAAGGCGCTCGAGGTGATCGAGGCGCGTCACCTGTTCGGTGTGACGCCCGAGCAGATCGAGGTGGTGATCCACCCGCAGAGCGTGGTGCATTCGATGGTGCAGTTCACGGACGCATCGGTCATCGCCCAACTCGGTACGCCCGACATGCGTGTCCCCATCGCGGTCGGTCTGGCTTGGCCGGAGCGCATCGAGAGCGGGGCGGCACGGCTCGATTTCCGCCAGATGTCGGCACTGAGTTTCGAGACGCCGGATGCGTCCCTCTTTCCGGGGCTCGGCCTGGCCTGGCAAGCGTTGCGCGCATCGCCCGGCACCACCGCCGTGCTGAACGCGGCCAACGAGGTGGCGGTCGAGGCCTTCCTCGGGCGGCGCTTGCGCTTCGATCGCATTCACGCGGTAAACATGGAAACTTTGGAAGCTGTCTTGCCCTCGAAGCCTGCATCGCTCGCCGACCTGCTGGCGCTCGATGCCAGCGCCCGTGCGGCGGCGAATGCTGCGGCGCAGCGTCTCGCGGCCTGA
- the rseP gene encoding RIP metalloprotease RseP: MLLTVIAFVVALGVLIAVHEYGHYRVAVACGVKVERFSVGFGKALFRWQPKRQHPGQQTEFVIGLFPLGGYVKMLDEREGPVAPEERHRAFNTQPLRSRAAIVAAGPIANLLLAVALYTAVNWIGVQEPVAKLGRPVAASLAEAAGLRGGEHITRAGFGGDLSPVDSFEDLRWRMTRGALDGHDLTLEIAGEGGKQARTVVLPLSRMETRDADPQMFRKIGVLAPLTRPEIGEVMADSAAERSGLRSGDVVRSIGGTAIVDGQQLREVIRASVDGDQPRVQPWHIERGGQPLTIDVKPEVRADGAAKVGRIGAFVGSAPEMVTVRQGVVGGIWHGMVRTWEVSALTVRMMVKMVVGEASLKNLSGPLTIADYAGKSASLGFTQYLVFLALISVSLGVLNLMPLPVLDGGHLMYYLWEGLTGKSVSDAWMGRLQRGGVALLLVMMSVALFNDITRLFG, encoded by the coding sequence ATGTTGCTTACTGTCATAGCCTTTGTGGTCGCGCTCGGTGTCCTTATCGCGGTGCACGAATATGGCCACTACCGTGTGGCGGTGGCTTGCGGCGTGAAGGTCGAGCGCTTTTCGGTCGGCTTCGGCAAGGCGCTGTTCCGCTGGCAGCCCAAGCGCCAGCATCCGGGGCAGCAGACCGAGTTCGTGATCGGCCTGTTCCCGCTGGGCGGCTACGTCAAGATGCTCGACGAGCGCGAAGGCCCTGTCGCACCGGAAGAGCGCCATCGCGCCTTCAACACCCAGCCGCTGCGCTCGCGCGCAGCCATCGTGGCGGCAGGGCCTATCGCCAATCTGCTGCTCGCCGTGGCGCTCTATACCGCAGTCAACTGGATCGGGGTCCAGGAGCCAGTTGCCAAGCTGGGTCGGCCGGTGGCGGCTTCGCTGGCCGAGGCGGCGGGATTGCGCGGCGGCGAGCACATCACCCGCGCCGGCTTCGGCGGAGATCTTTCCCCCGTGGATTCGTTCGAAGACCTGCGCTGGCGCATGACGCGCGGCGCGCTCGACGGGCACGACCTGACGCTGGAGATTGCAGGAGAGGGCGGCAAGCAGGCCCGCACCGTCGTGCTTCCGCTCAGCCGCATGGAGACCAGGGACGCCGATCCGCAGATGTTCCGCAAGATCGGCGTGCTGGCGCCACTGACGCGGCCCGAGATCGGCGAGGTGATGGCGGACAGCGCGGCCGAGCGTTCCGGCCTGCGCAGTGGCGACGTGGTCAGGAGCATCGGCGGCACGGCCATCGTCGACGGGCAGCAGCTGCGCGAAGTGATCCGCGCGTCGGTCGACGGCGACCAGCCCCGCGTTCAGCCATGGCACATCGAGCGCGGCGGCCAGCCGCTCACCATCGACGTCAAGCCTGAGGTGCGGGCAGACGGCGCCGCGAAGGTCGGTCGCATCGGCGCCTTCGTGGGTTCTGCGCCGGAAATGGTGACGGTGCGCCAGGGCGTGGTCGGCGGCATCTGGCACGGCATGGTGCGCACCTGGGAGGTTTCGGCGCTCACCGTGCGCATGATGGTCAAGATGGTCGTGGGCGAGGCATCGCTGAAGAACCTCAGTGGTCCGCTCACGATTGCCGACTATGCGGGCAAGTCCGCAAGCCTCGGATTCACCCAATATCTGGTCTTTCTGGCGCTCATCAGCGTGAGTCTCGGGGTGCTGAATCTCATGCCGCTGCCGGTCCTCGATGGTGGGCACCTGATGTATTATCTTTGGGAGGGCCTGACCGGCAAGAGTGTCTCTGATGCTTGGATGGGACGGCTTCAGCGTGGGGGTGTCGCCCTGCTGCTGGTCATGATGTCGGTCGCACTCTTCAACGACATCACGCGGCTCTTTGGTTAA
- a CDS encoding phosphatidate cytidylyltransferase gives MLKQRILTAIVLLAILLPALFYRNHIAFACVMLVLIGAAAWEWGRLNGYGPRMSLFLGAETVLLCALSWWLGLLDQSLALMWTLASAAWVLGGAVLLRVAVPGWPRIPRGLRLVGGLLALWVAWLAAVQARMVGINFLLSILVLVWVADVFAYFAGRAFGLKFTRNKLAPAISPGKSWEGVWGGMIGVVVLAFAWVWADKATGATVASLYTRLHERGWWLLLLGALFLSAMSVVGDLVESLIKRSAGAKDSSRLLPGHGGVLDRVDALLPALPIAMMLAFL, from the coding sequence ATGCTCAAACAACGCATCCTCACGGCGATCGTGCTGCTCGCGATCCTGCTGCCGGCGCTGTTCTATCGCAACCATATTGCCTTCGCCTGCGTCATGTTGGTGCTGATCGGCGCCGCCGCGTGGGAATGGGGCCGCCTGAACGGCTATGGGCCGCGGATGTCGCTGTTCCTTGGCGCCGAGACGGTGCTGTTGTGCGCGCTCTCCTGGTGGCTCGGTCTGCTCGATCAATCGCTGGCGCTGATGTGGACCTTGGCCAGTGCTGCCTGGGTGCTCGGGGGCGCGGTGTTGCTGCGTGTTGCAGTGCCTGGCTGGCCTCGCATTCCGCGCGGCCTGCGGCTGGTCGGCGGCCTGCTGGCACTCTGGGTGGCTTGGCTCGCGGCAGTGCAGGCGCGCATGGTCGGCATCAATTTCCTGCTCTCGATCCTCGTCCTCGTGTGGGTGGCCGACGTTTTCGCCTATTTCGCCGGCCGTGCCTTCGGCCTGAAATTCACCCGCAACAAGCTCGCACCCGCGATCAGCCCTGGCAAGAGCTGGGAGGGCGTGTGGGGTGGAATGATCGGCGTCGTCGTGCTCGCGTTTGCGTGGGTCTGGGCCGACAAGGCAACGGGTGCCACGGTGGCCAGCCTCTACACGCGGCTCCATGAGCGCGGCTGGTGGCTGTTGCTGCTGGGCGCGCTGTTTCTCTCTGCGATGAGTGTCGTGGGCGACCTCGTCGAATCTCTCATCAAGCGAAGCGCCGGCGCCAAAGACAGCAGCAGGCTGCTGCCCGGACATGGCGGCGTTCTCGACCGCGTGGATGCCCTCTTGCCGGCGCTTCCCATTGCCATGATGCTGGCTTTCCTGTGA